The Lycium barbarum isolate Lr01 chromosome 9, ASM1917538v2, whole genome shotgun sequence genome has a segment encoding these proteins:
- the LOC132610995 gene encoding protein LIGHT-DEPENDENT SHORT HYPOCOTYLS 4-like produces the protein MEHNQEVDSPNSVIQHHHHNHNNNNNNTMLAGNNNYPASSSSNSPTTLSRYENQKRRDWNTFGQYLRNHRPPLSLTRCSGAHVLEFLRYLDQFGKTKVHNQMCPFFGHPNPPAPCPCPLRQAWGSLDALIGRLRAAYEENGGKPETNPFGARAVRLYLRDVRDSQAKARGISYEKKKRKKPNTQQQQQSSSLAPATATSS, from the coding sequence ATGGAACACAACCAAGAAGTGGATTCTCCAAACTCTGTCATCCAACATCAccatcacaaccacaacaacaacaacaataatacgaTGTTAGCAGGTAATAATAATTACCCTGCTTCATCGTCTTCGAATTCCCCAACAACCCTAAGCCGATACGAGAATCAAAAGCGTAGGGATTGGAACACTTTCGGTCAGTACTTAAGAAACCACAGGCCACCACTCTCTCTCACTCGTTGTAGTGGGGCACATGTTCTTGAATTCCTTCGATACCTCGACCAATTTGGGAAGACTAAGGTTCACAATCAAATGTGTCCGTTTTTCGGACACCCAAATCCACCAGCACCTTGTCCTTGTCCTTTACGTCAAGCTTGGGGTAGCCTTGATGCACTCATCGGACGGCTCAGAGCTGCTTATGAAGAAAATGGTGGAAAACCTGAAACTAACCCTTTTGGTGCTCGTGCTGTTAGGCTTTATCTTCGTGATGTTCGTGATTCTCAGGCTAAGGCTAGAGGTATAAGTTATGAAAAGAAGAAACGCAAAAAACCAAatactcaacaacaacaacaatcatcttCGTTGGCACCAGCAACTGCAACATCAAGCTAA